One Halomonas sp. M4R1S46 genomic window carries:
- a CDS encoding WYL domain-containing protein has protein sequence MLRCYREHVPENLAYDESRRGFIPTEAFRPRFTRGRVEEYLQLLGAHADLDSPFAGLGLGAADTESLPLPSRAVDPLVVREVVKAARAGRRLEAIYSSFRNPAGEARILVPHTLVFAAGRWHVRAYCEKHREYRDFVLSRFRGVPEDTGEMLGDHGQAGDADWQTRVEVRLIPDRRLPPEEREMLAVDYGMRDGELRLHCRGPLVLYALRELGVNPHHVEAEPRAQQIEVVNREALAEWILWS, from the coding sequence GTGCTGCGATGCTACCGGGAGCATGTGCCGGAAAACCTGGCCTACGACGAGTCCCGGCGCGGTTTCATTCCCACGGAGGCGTTCCGGCCGCGTTTCACCCGGGGCCGGGTCGAGGAATACCTGCAGTTGCTGGGTGCGCACGCGGACCTGGACTCGCCCTTCGCCGGCCTGGGGCTGGGCGCGGCGGACACCGAGTCGCTGCCGCTGCCGAGCCGGGCGGTGGACCCGCTCGTGGTGCGCGAGGTGGTCAAGGCGGCTCGGGCGGGGCGTCGGCTGGAGGCGATCTATTCGTCCTTCCGCAATCCCGCCGGGGAGGCCCGCATCCTGGTGCCGCATACCCTGGTCTTCGCCGCCGGCCGCTGGCACGTTCGGGCCTACTGCGAGAAACACCGCGAATACCGGGACTTCGTGCTGAGCCGTTTCCGCGGCGTGCCGGAAGACACCGGCGAAATGCTGGGCGATCACGGCCAGGCGGGGGACGCCGACTGGCAGACACGAGTCGAGGTGCGCCTGATCCCCGACCGCCGCCTGCCGCCCGAGGAGCGCGAGATGCTGGCGGTGGACTACGGCATGCGCGACGGCGAGCTGAGGCTCCACTGCCGCGGGCCGCTGGTGCTCTATGCCCTGCGCGAGCTGGGGGTGAATCCGCACCATGTGGAGGCCGAGCCCCGCGCCCAGCAGATCGAGGTGGTCAACCGCGAGGCCCTGGCCGAGTGGATCCTGTGGTCCTGA
- a CDS encoding DUF4349 domain-containing protein: MDAGRPAENAEARVEERRAYTLQFEDAKRLVTAYRETQAACVAVDSCWVTHGRLDTPRHGLAGGELGMRIDRARLKDAEPLRLIAESPALSGVEITRQDRTQQIIDLEARLAQQVVLRERLTELAEEGRGFSERRIQDLLQVERELARVQGEIESMQGRQRHLARVTDSVAITARYQEQRWVEPHQHGVLAPLWRALDRSVSLFFESLGQVILVVVFLTPWLVIGLPVLWLLSRLWRPLRRGLGRMKERRRARRGQE, translated from the coding sequence ATGGACGCCGGGCGCCCGGCGGAGAACGCGGAGGCGCGGGTCGAGGAGCGACGCGCCTACACCCTGCAGTTCGAGGACGCCAAGCGCCTGGTCACCGCCTATCGGGAGACCCAGGCGGCCTGTGTCGCCGTCGACTCCTGTTGGGTGACGCACGGCCGGCTCGACACGCCGCGCCACGGCCTGGCGGGCGGGGAGCTGGGCATGCGCATCGATCGCGCCCGCCTGAAGGACGCCGAGCCGCTGCGGCTGATCGCCGAATCCCCGGCGCTCAGCGGCGTGGAGATCACCCGCCAGGACCGCACCCAGCAGATCATCGATCTCGAGGCCCGACTCGCCCAGCAGGTGGTGCTGCGTGAGCGGCTCACCGAACTGGCCGAGGAGGGGCGCGGCTTCAGCGAGCGGCGCATTCAGGACCTGCTGCAGGTGGAGCGGGAGCTGGCCCGCGTGCAGGGCGAGATCGAGTCCATGCAGGGCCGGCAGCGCCATCTCGCCCGGGTGACCGACAGCGTGGCCATCACCGCCCGCTACCAGGAGCAGCGCTGGGTCGAGCCCCACCAGCACGGCGTGCTCGCCCCCCTGTGGCGGGCGCTGGACCGCAGCGTCTCGCTGTTCTTCGAGTCGCTCGGCCAGGTCATCCTGGTGGTGGTCTTCCTCACCCCCTGGCTGGTGATCGGTCTGCCCGTGCTGTGGCTGCTCAGCCGGCTATGGCGCCCGCTGCGGCGGGGCCTGGGGCGGATGAAAGAGCGGCGGCGGGCGCGGCGTGGACAGGAGTAG